A genome region from Kiloniellales bacterium includes the following:
- the guaA gene encoding glutamine-hydrolyzing GMP synthase — MKDAILILDFGSQVTQLIARRLREAGVYCEIHPFSLDPARIRDFAPKAVVLSGGPASFNQAEAPRAPDLVFELGVPLLGICYGQQAMCAQLGGEVESGDHREFGRAFLELAGDSQLTGGLWRPGERHQVWMSHGDRVSRLPPGFRVLGTSENAPFALVADEERRFYGTMFHPEVVHTPDGGRLLANFARLAGCAGDWTMAAFRREAVERIRAQVGNGRVVCGLSGGVDSSVAAVLIHEAIGDQLTCIFVDHGLLRAGEAEQVVEVFRGHYNIPLVHRDASELFLGKLAGVEDPEQKRKIIGGTFIDVFDEEAHKLGGAEFLAQGTLYPDVIESVSFTGGPSVTIKSHHNVGGLPERMKLKLVEPLRELFKDEVRELGRELGLPESLVGRHPFPGPGLAIRIPGAVTAEKCEILRKADRIYLEEIREAGLYDAIWQAFAVLLPVKTVGVMGDARSYDHVCALRAVTSTDGMTAESYPFDHAFLAAVATRIVNEVRGINRVVYDVTSKPPGTIEWE, encoded by the coding sequence ATGAAAGACGCTATTCTGATCCTCGATTTCGGCTCCCAGGTCACCCAGCTGATCGCCCGGCGGCTGCGCGAGGCCGGGGTCTACTGCGAGATTCACCCCTTCAGCCTGGATCCGGCGCGGATCCGCGACTTCGCGCCCAAGGCCGTGGTCCTGTCCGGCGGCCCGGCCTCCTTCAATCAGGCCGAGGCGCCGCGGGCGCCCGACCTGGTCTTCGAGCTCGGCGTGCCGCTGCTCGGCATCTGCTACGGCCAGCAGGCCATGTGCGCCCAGCTCGGCGGCGAGGTGGAATCCGGCGATCACAGGGAGTTCGGCCGCGCCTTCCTCGAGCTGGCCGGGGACAGCCAGCTGACCGGGGGGCTCTGGCGCCCGGGCGAGCGGCACCAGGTCTGGATGAGCCACGGCGACCGGGTCAGCCGGCTGCCGCCCGGCTTCCGGGTGCTCGGCACCTCGGAGAACGCGCCCTTCGCCCTGGTCGCCGACGAGGAGCGGCGCTTCTACGGCACCATGTTCCATCCCGAGGTGGTCCACACCCCCGACGGTGGCCGCCTGCTGGCCAACTTCGCCCGCCTCGCCGGCTGCGCCGGCGACTGGACCATGGCGGCCTTCCGCCGCGAGGCTGTCGAGCGCATCCGGGCGCAGGTCGGTAACGGCCGGGTGGTCTGCGGGCTCTCCGGCGGGGTCGATTCCTCGGTCGCCGCCGTGCTGATCCACGAGGCAATCGGCGACCAGCTGACCTGCATCTTCGTCGACCACGGCCTGCTCCGGGCCGGCGAGGCCGAGCAGGTCGTCGAGGTCTTCCGGGGCCACTACAACATCCCCCTGGTGCACCGCGACGCGAGCGAACTCTTCCTCGGCAAGCTGGCCGGCGTCGAGGATCCGGAGCAGAAGCGCAAGATCATCGGCGGCACCTTCATCGACGTGTTCGACGAGGAGGCCCACAAGCTGGGCGGGGCCGAGTTCCTGGCCCAGGGCACGCTCTACCCGGATGTCATCGAGTCGGTCTCCTTCACCGGCGGGCCCAGCGTGACCATCAAGTCGCACCACAACGTGGGCGGCCTGCCGGAGCGCATGAAGCTGAAGCTGGTCGAGCCCCTGCGCGAGCTGTTCAAGGACGAGGTGCGCGAACTGGGCCGCGAGCTCGGCCTGCCCGAGAGCCTGGTCGGGCGCCACCCCTTCCCGGGGCCGGGCCTGGCGATCCGGATTCCCGGCGCGGTCACCGCCGAGAAGTGCGAGATTTTGAGGAAGGCCGACCGGATCTACCTGGAGGAGATCCGCGAGGCCGGGCTCTACGACGCGATCTGGCAGGCCTTCGCGGTCCTGCTGCCGGTCAAGACCGTCGGGGTCATGGGCGACGCCCGCTCCTACGACCACGTCTGCGCGCTCCGGGCGGTCACCTCGACCGACGGCATGACCGCCGAGTCCTACCCCTTCGACCACGCCTTCCTGGCCGCCGTGGCGACCCGCATCGTCAACGAGGTGCGCGGCATCAACCGAGTGGTCTACGACGTCACCTCCAAGCCCCCCGGCACCATCGAGTGGGAGTAG
- a CDS encoding glyoxalase superfamily protein codes for MTLGPPVPILRIFDEAKAREFYLDYLGFEVAFEHRFEENTPLYMGIARDGCVLHLSEHYGDATPGSSVRIHCDALGALERELTAKAYKYYRPAIERQPWASDMKLLDPFGNTLIFTDD; via the coding sequence ATGACGCTGGGACCGCCGGTGCCGATCCTGCGCATCTTCGACGAAGCCAAGGCGCGGGAGTTCTACCTCGACTACCTTGGCTTCGAGGTCGCCTTCGAGCACCGCTTCGAGGAGAACACGCCGCTCTACATGGGGATCGCGCGGGACGGCTGCGTTCTCCACCTGAGCGAGCACTATGGGGACGCGACCCCCGGCTCCTCGGTACGTATTCACTGCGACGCCCTCGGGGCGTTGGAGCGCGAACTCACCGCCAAGGCGTACAAGTACTACCGCCCGGCGATCGAGCGCCAGCCCTGGGCCAGCGACATGAAGCTGCTGGACCCCTTCGGCAACACGCTGATCTTCACGGACGACTAG